One region of Athene noctua chromosome 18, bAthNoc1.hap1.1, whole genome shotgun sequence genomic DNA includes:
- the UNC13D gene encoding protein unc-13 homolog D — protein sequence MDAAGETPMGTLPGEESPEMDLSHRFSKQELALLYEEVLYTIRHRLGKPEHHHVADSQELYAYMQKAFGMDAEEHSIIVQQVKELESPIFCLKATVKEAKGILGKDVSGFSDPYCLLGIETKSQEPTHADHKKRMKAVVKDLIPEDQIHRTQVISQTLSPVWDETFILEFEDVETASFHLDMWDSDMVESVRHKLGELTDLHGLKRIFKDARKDKGQDDFLGNVVLRLKDLHCWDDRWYQLEPRTETYPNRGQCHLQFLLTHKKRATMSSRTQPSYTVHRHLLQQLVSYEILQHQAGSISWDGELSRHASTVLYLHATQKDLSDFHQVMAQWLAYSKLYQSLEFNSNCLLHQITSIEYQWVQERLRPEQKAELAESFQSLLTYGISLIRRYRIIFPLSVPRSTERLQSLLRVLVQMCKMKAFHELCVLSPDLPQMVSTALKSGTTEWFHMEKQHLKPMVKSMEENGKALSRLLLEVIGDLQQCQKIWNKFFISTLKLNLFSIAYLELESLVAEHVQEQLREVDSSMSKPTAESLFQLYMNLQELYRMKNFLPKRDGPLALSNFHQWFKEAVPQWLQKAYTIALERAQRAIQMDQLTPFGEHNKHSTSTVDLSTCYAQIVKTWQQLNWPDPEEAFMIMVKLVEDMCKIALMYCRLIKERAEALSLSEQNEGEAANRLCIVVNNIKQLRLLILKLPSQLDWAQLVERTEAIIDQQQIQHTLHNQLDSAVSCLDHEVRDVVQALATKLEKGIARHIQELSSSNDTREPEDSIIPLMKFLESELQYLNEHLVQENFKSLLTLLWHHTLSVLSAATGQQVPSTQCYKKLHCALKSLELCFYAEGCGLPLETLHTAAFLSLETHLALCSSTSRKLIQKYFSNRIQQQLDTSSEKYGAVTIKALYRPSEQKLRVEVLNAVNLIPLDSNGSSDPFVQLTLEPRHQFPEVVARTTQCKRNELHPLFDEAFDFLIPPEKCRQEGACLLLTVFDYDTLGANDLEGEAFFPLCHLPGLDADEDQADTGRVPQTRLPLTHPKPTGDEILRLLESRKGDKEAQAFVKLRKQRAKQSKERE from the exons ATGGATGCTGCTGGTGAGACCCCCATGGGGACTCTCCCTGGGGAGGAGAGCCCCGAG ATGGATCTGTCTCACCGGTTTTCCAAGCAAGAG CTGGCCCTGCTCTATGAGGAGGTCCTCTACACCATCCGGCACCGCCTGGGCAAGCCTGAGCACCACCATGTCGCGGATTCCCAGGAACTCTATGCCTACATGCAAAAG GCTTTCGGCATGGATGCAGAGGAGCACAGCATCATTGTGCAGCAGGTCAAGGAACTGGAG aGCCCAATATTTTGCCTGAAAGCAACCGTGAAGGAAGCCAAGGGGATTTTGGGTAAAGACGTCAGTG GGTTCAGTGACCCGTACTGCCTGCTGGGCATTGAGACCAAGAGCCAGGAGCCGACCCACGCCGACCACAAGAAGCGGATGAAGGCTGTAGTCAAAGACCTCATCCCCGAAGACCAGATCCATCGCACACAAGTCATAAGCCAGACCCTCAGCCCAGTGTGGGACGAGACGTTTATCCT GGAGTTTGAAGATGTGGAGACGGCCAGCTTCCACCTGGACATGTG GGACTCGGATATGGTGGAGTCAGTGCGGCACAAGCTGGGGGAGCTGACGGACCTCCATGGCCTCAAACG GATCTTTAAAGATGCTCGCAAAGACAAAGGGCAGGATGATTTCCTGGGGAACGTGGTCCTTCGCCTGAAG GATCTGCACTGCTGGGATGACCGGTGGTACCAGCTGGAGCCACGGACGGAGACGTACCCCAACCGGGGACAGTGTCACCTGCAGTTCCTGCTGACTCACAAGAAG AGGGCCACCATGAGCAGCCGGACACAGCCGAGCTACACTGTCCAtcgccacctcctgcagcagctggtgtcCTATGAGATCCTTCAGCACCAG GCCGGCAGCATTTCCTGGGACGGGGAGCTGAGCCGGCACGCCAGCACCGTGCTGTACCTGCACGCCACGCAGAAGGATCTCTCTGACTTCCACCAGGTCATGGC gcagTGGCTGGCGTACAGCAAGCTCTACCAGAGCCTTGAGTTCAACAGCAACTGCCTGCTCCACCAGATCACCAGCATTGAGTACCAGTGGGTGCAGGAGCGCCTGAGGCCAGAGCAG aAAGCAGAGCTGGCTGAGTCCTTCCAGTCCTTGCTGACTTATGGGATCTCCCTCATCCGGAGGTACCGCATCATTTTCCCCCTCTCTGTCCCAAGGTCCACGGAGAGGCTCCAGTCCCTGCTCCG GGTTCTGGTCCAGATGTGCAAAATGAAAGCTTTCCATGAGCTGTGCGTGCTCAGCCCTGACCTCCCCCAGATGGTCTCCACGGCGCTGAAG TCAGGCACGACGGAGTGGTTTCACATGGAGAAGCAGCACCTCAAGCCCATGGTGAAG AGCATGGAGGAGAACGGCAAAGCCTTGTCCAGACTCCTCCTAGAGGTGATAGGAGATCTCCAGCAGTGCCAGAAAATCTGGAATAAATTCTTCATCAG CACCTTGAAGTTGAATCTCTTCTCCATCGCCTACCTGGAGCTGGAGAGCCTG GTTGCAGAGCATGTCCAGGAGCAGCTGCGTGAGGTCGACAGCAGCATGTCCAAGCCCACAGCCGAGAGCCTTTTCCAGCTCTACATGAACCTACAGGAGCTCTATCGGATGAAGAACTTCCTCCCAAAGAG GGATGGACCTCTGGCTCTGAGCAATTTCCACCAGTGGTTCAAGGAAGCTGTGCCCCAGTGGCTGCAGAAGGCCTACACCATTGCGCTGGAGAGGGCACAGAGAGCCATCCAGATGGACCAG CTAACACCCTTTGGAGAGCACAACAAGCACAGCACGTCCACTGTTGACCTGTCCACCTGCTACGCCCAGATCGTGAAGACCTGGCAGCAGCTCAACTGGCCAGACCCCGAGGAAGCCTTCATGATCATGGTGAAGCTCGTGGAG GACATGTGCAAAATCGCCCTGATGTACTGCCGGCTCATCAAGGAGAGGGCTGAGGCTCTGTCGCTGAGCGAGCAGAATGAGGGTGAAGCAGCCAACAGG ctctgcaTCGTGGTGAACAACATCAAGCAGCTGCGGCTGTTGATCCTGAAGCTGCCATCACAGCTGGACTGGGCGCAGCTGGTGGAGCGCACAGAGGCCATCATCGACCAGCAGCAGATCCAGCACACGCTGCATAACCAGCTCGACAGCGCTGTCTCCTGCCTAGACCATGAGGTCCGGGATGTGGTGCAAGCCCTGGCCACCAAG CTGGAAAAGGGCATTGCCAGACACATCCAGGAGCTCTCATCTTCCAATGATACCCGGGAGCCTGAGGAC TCCATCATCCCACTCATGAAGTTCCTGGAGTCGGAGCTGCAGTATCTCAATGAGCATCTGGTCCAGGAAAACTTCAAAAG cctcctcactCTCCTCTGGCATCACACCTTGTCCGTGCTGTCGGCGGCCACGGGGCAGCAGGTCCCCTCGACCCAGTGCTACAAGAAGCTGCACTGTGCTCTGAAG AGCCTGGAGCTGTGCTTCTACGCTGAGGGCTGTGGGCTGCCGCTGGAGACCCTCCACACTGCAGCCTTCCTG TCACTGGAGACCCACCTAGCCCTCTGCTCCTCCACCAGCCGCAAACTCATCCAGAAATACTTCAGCAACAGGATCCAGCAGCAG CTGGACACCAGCTCAGAGAAGTACGGGGCCGTGACAATCAAAGCGCTGTACCGCCCTTCGGAGCAGAAACTCCGCGTGGAAGTGCTCAACGCTGTCAACCTCATCCCGTTGGACTCCAATG GCTCGAGCGACCCCTTTGTCCAGCTCACCCTGGAGCCCCGGCACCAGTTCCCCGAGGTGGTGGCCCGGACTACTCAGTGCAAGAGGAACGAGCTGCACCCCCTCTTCGACGAAGCCTTTGACTT TTTGATCCCCCCCGAGAAGTGCCGGCAGGAGGGGGCCTGCCTGCTGCTGACCGTGTTTGACTACGACACGCTGGGGGCCAACGACCTGGAGGGCGAAGCCTTCTTCCCCCTCTGCCACCTGCCCGGCCTTGATGCCGATGAggaccaggctgacacaggacgGGTGCCCCAGACTCGCCTGCCCCTcacccaccccaaacccaccg GAGACGAGATCCTCCGGCTGCTGGAGTCCAGGAAAGGGGACAAAGAGGCTCAGGCCTTTGTTAAGCTCCGCAAGCAACGAGCCAAGCAATCCAAGGAGAGAGAGTga